A section of the Thermodesulfobacteriota bacterium genome encodes:
- a CDS encoding DegQ family serine endoprotease, whose translation MRRPFEILVYLPFIILLAASIACERPSDLSVSDKSSSNTKQETASQPTSSKTTKESSDSSTKKQSTSSGLQGTQQFPSFADLVEVLQPSVVNISTTNVIKQRSPFQRGPGGPNDPFNEFFEKFFGGPGGGAPQEYKRQGLGSGFIITEDGYVVTNNHVIDKATDIDIILQSGDKYEAKVVGKDPKTDLAVLKFEPDQKLQTVKFGDSDNLRIGDWVIAIGNPFGLGYTVTAGIVSAKGRSLGFGAYDDFIQTDASLNPGNSGGPLFNLNGEVVGVNAAIASRAQGIGFAIPIDLAEFVIEQLKSGGKVVRGWLGIYVQKITPEIAASFDLKEDEGALVSDLAKDGPAEKAGIKRGDVIIEFDGKKVTDVSDLTNYSAETAPGTKVEVKVIEDGKTKTLTVTLGEFPDQKTKIESEINENLGIRVKQISPDIAKRFNLSQDKGIIISDIQQGSAASLAGLKLADIILKIDKSSISTLQDYSKALDKIKPGDTVLFQVIRGNNSLFVAVRVPEDKSEDQDK comes from the coding sequence CCATTTGAAATACTAGTTTATCTACCATTTATTATATTATTAGCAGCATCAATTGCATGCGAAAGACCAAGCGACTTAAGTGTCAGCGATAAAAGCTCTAGTAATACAAAGCAAGAAACTGCCTCTCAACCTACTTCAAGCAAAACAACAAAAGAGTCCTCTGATAGTAGTACAAAAAAACAAAGCACAAGCTCAGGTCTGCAAGGTACACAGCAGTTTCCATCTTTTGCTGATCTGGTTGAAGTGCTTCAGCCCTCAGTTGTTAATATAAGTACTACAAATGTTATTAAGCAAAGAAGCCCGTTTCAAAGAGGTCCTGGAGGTCCTAACGATCCTTTTAACGAATTTTTTGAAAAGTTTTTCGGCGGACCTGGCGGCGGTGCCCCCCAAGAATATAAGCGACAAGGGCTTGGGTCAGGTTTTATCATCACCGAAGATGGGTATGTAGTGACAAACAATCATGTTATCGATAAAGCGACTGATATAGATATTATATTGCAAAGTGGCGATAAATATGAAGCTAAAGTTGTCGGAAAAGATCCTAAAACTGATCTCGCCGTGCTTAAGTTTGAGCCTGATCAAAAACTTCAGACTGTAAAGTTCGGTGATTCAGACAACCTCAGAATAGGCGACTGGGTAATCGCAATTGGAAACCCCTTTGGTCTCGGATACACGGTTACTGCAGGAATTGTAAGCGCTAAAGGCCGCTCACTGGGATTTGGAGCATATGATGATTTTATTCAAACAGACGCATCTTTAAACCCTGGTAACAGCGGCGGACCGCTTTTTAACTTAAACGGAGAAGTTGTTGGAGTTAACGCTGCTATTGCTTCAAGGGCTCAAGGCATTGGTTTTGCTATTCCTATTGATCTGGCGGAGTTTGTAATCGAGCAGCTCAAGTCTGGAGGAAAGGTAGTAAGGGGATGGCTAGGTATTTATGTTCAGAAAATAACTCCTGAAATTGCCGCAAGTTTTGATCTCAAAGAAGATGAAGGAGCTTTGGTAAGTGATCTTGCTAAAGATGGGCCAGCTGAGAAAGCAGGTATCAAACGCGGGGATGTAATAATTGAGTTTGACGGCAAGAAAGTCACTGATGTGTCTGATCTCACAAATTATTCTGCTGAGACAGCGCCCGGAACCAAAGTCGAGGTCAAAGTCATAGAAGATGGAAAAACTAAGACATTAACTGTTACCCTTGGTGAATTTCCAGATCAAAAAACTAAGATAGAAAGTGAGATAAATGAAAATCTTGGTATAAGGGTAAAGCAAATTAGTCCCGATATAGCCAAAAGATTTAATTTATCACAGGATAAAGGAATTATTATCTCAGATATACAGCAAGGAAGCGCTGCATCGCTAGCAGGTCTTAAGCTGGCTGACATTATATTAAAAATTGACAAGAGTTCTATTTCTACACTTCAAGATTATTCTAAAGCGCTAGATAAAATAAAGCCTGGGGATACAGTACTCTTTCAAGTAATCAGGGGAAACAATTCACTATTTGTTGCAGTTAGGGTGCCTGAGGATAAGTCTGAAGATCAGGATAAATAA